From Diaminobutyricibacter sp. McL0608, one genomic window encodes:
- a CDS encoding HRDC domain-containing protein, with translation MADHIVIDSREAYLEATEAIALGDGPIAVDAERASGFRYSQRAYLIQVFRRGAGTFLFDPPAVGRFDELNAAIVDDEWVLHAATQDLACLREVGLHPAHIFDTELAARLLGMPRVGLGTVVEELLGIHLAKEHSAADWSTRPLPEPWLNYAALDVELLPDLRDAMAALLAEAEKTEIAAQEFEDELKRDLKPVRAEPWRRLSGVHSIRGLRNLAVARELWLARDELARTTDVAPGRLVPDASLTAAARAMPESKRALAAMREFNGRASRTELDRWWAAIEAGRTTNDLPVMRSNGESLPPPRAWADRNPEADARLKAARAAITDLSGQLAIPVENLLTPESLRRVAWTPPADPTAAAIGAALAELGARDWQIEATAQVIAQSFVEASQKTDDTAEADS, from the coding sequence GTGGCTGACCATATCGTCATCGATTCCCGCGAGGCTTACCTCGAAGCGACGGAGGCGATCGCGCTCGGCGATGGCCCGATCGCCGTCGACGCGGAACGCGCATCCGGTTTCCGCTATTCGCAGCGCGCCTATCTGATTCAGGTGTTCCGGCGCGGAGCCGGCACCTTCCTCTTCGACCCGCCGGCAGTCGGTCGGTTCGATGAACTGAATGCCGCCATCGTCGACGATGAGTGGGTGCTTCACGCGGCCACGCAGGACCTCGCCTGCCTGCGCGAAGTCGGCCTGCATCCTGCGCATATCTTCGACACCGAGCTCGCGGCCCGGCTGCTCGGCATGCCCCGCGTCGGTCTCGGCACCGTCGTCGAGGAACTCCTCGGCATCCACCTGGCGAAAGAGCATTCGGCCGCCGACTGGTCGACGCGTCCCCTTCCCGAGCCGTGGCTCAACTATGCCGCCCTGGATGTGGAGCTCCTGCCCGACCTGCGCGACGCGATGGCCGCCCTGCTCGCGGAAGCAGAGAAGACAGAGATCGCGGCACAGGAGTTCGAGGACGAACTGAAGCGCGACCTCAAACCTGTGCGCGCGGAGCCGTGGCGCCGCCTATCGGGTGTTCACAGCATCCGCGGCCTCCGCAACCTGGCTGTTGCGCGTGAACTGTGGCTGGCGCGCGACGAGCTGGCGCGGACGACGGATGTGGCACCCGGCCGGCTGGTTCCGGATGCGTCCCTCACCGCGGCGGCGCGCGCGATGCCGGAGAGCAAGCGCGCTCTCGCAGCGATGCGGGAATTCAACGGTCGCGCCAGCCGCACCGAACTCGACCGCTGGTGGGCGGCGATCGAGGCAGGGCGCACGACGAACGATCTTCCGGTGATGCGCAGCAACGGTGAGAGCCTTCCGCCACCCCGGGCCTGGGCGGACCGCAATCCTGAAGCGGATGCACGACTGAAGGCGGCTCGTGCGGCCATCACCGACCTGTCGGGACAGCTCGCGATCCCCGTCGAGAACCTGCTCACGCCCGAGTCACTGCGTCGGGTCGCGTGGACTCCCCCTGCCGATCCGACGGCTGCGGCGATCGGCGCCGCACTCGCGGAATTGGGTGCCAGAGACTGGCAAATTGAGGCGACCGCACAGGTGATCGCCCAGTCGTTTGTGGAAGCCAGCCAAAAGACCGACGACACTGCCGAAGCCGATTCGTAG
- a CDS encoding DUF3000 domain-containing protein, which yields MSTSPSTPGIPAEFTAALEAIRRAKARPELVITEIPAPGQLAPHAVALAADVRPARHGSDSDLGTGRFILLYDPEEPEAWGGRFRVVCFAQAPLETEIGLDPFLADVAWSWLVDALDARGAKYTAASGTATKIISTGFGELAKQGDGSQIELRASWTPLEHDVAAHVEGWGELLCMLAGLPPTGEGVSLLSTRRANRG from the coding sequence TTGGAGGCGATTCGCAGGGCCAAGGCGCGGCCGGAACTCGTCATCACCGAGATCCCGGCACCCGGGCAGCTCGCACCGCACGCCGTCGCCCTCGCGGCGGACGTGAGGCCCGCGCGTCACGGAAGCGACTCAGATCTGGGCACTGGCCGGTTCATCCTCCTGTACGACCCCGAAGAGCCCGAGGCCTGGGGCGGTCGGTTCCGGGTGGTCTGCTTCGCGCAGGCTCCTCTCGAGACGGAGATCGGTCTCGACCCGTTCCTCGCCGATGTCGCCTGGTCGTGGCTGGTCGACGCCCTCGACGCCCGCGGGGCGAAATACACCGCGGCGTCCGGCACGGCGACCAAGATCATCTCGACCGGTTTCGGCGAACTGGCCAAGCAGGGTGACGGTTCGCAGATCGAGCTGCGCGCATCCTGGACACCCCTCGAGCACGATGTGGCCGCACACGTCGAAGGCTGGGGCGAACTGCTCTGCATGCTTGCCGGGTTGCCCCCGACGGGAGAGGGCGTGAGCCTCCTCTCCACTCGACGGGCGAATCGTGGCTGA